One Hordeum vulgare subsp. vulgare chromosome 4H, MorexV3_pseudomolecules_assembly, whole genome shotgun sequence DNA window includes the following coding sequences:
- the LOC123446423 gene encoding bromodomain-containing protein DDB_G0280777-like: NNNNNNNNNKSNNNNNNNNNNNNNNNNNNNNNNNNNNNNNNNNNNNNNNNSNNNSSNNSNINPNTNTNNNNNSNKNKNNHNNNNNNNNNNNNNNNNNNNNNSNSNSNNRNNNNNNNNCNSNNNNINNNNNSNNSNNNNNNNNNNNNNNNNNNNNNNNNQQQQQQQQHHHQQQQQQQQQQQQQQQQQQQQQQQQQQ; this comes from the exons aacaataacaacaacaacaacaacaacaagagcaataacaacaacaacaataacaacaacaacaacaacaacaacaacaataacaacaacaacaacaacaacaacaacaacaacaacaacaacaataacaacaacaacaacaacaacaacagcaacaacaacagcagcaacaacagcaacatcaaccccaacaccaacaccaacaacaacaacaacagcaacaagaacaaaaacaaccacaacaacaacaacaacaacaacaacaacaacaacaacaacaacaacaacaacaacaacaacaacagcaacagcaacagcaacaaccgcaacaacaacaacaacaacaacaactgtaacagcaacaacaacaacatcaacaacaacaacaacagcaacaacagcaacaacaacaacaacaacaacaacaacaacaacaacaacaacaacaacaacaacaacaacaacaacaacaac caacaacaacaacaacaacaacaacaccatcatcaacaacaacaacaacagcaacagcagcagcaacaacaacaacaacaacaacaacaacaacaacaacaacaacaacaa